The following are from one region of the Rhodopirellula sp. P2 genome:
- the tadA gene encoding tRNA adenosine(34) deaminase TadA, protein MSLDPLDIDRHWMQRAIEMAQSAALEDEVPVGAIIVRSGTAIAAAANQREALHDPTAHAEMIAITQAAASIENWRLEQTTLYVTLEPCLMCAGAILQARVPRVVFGASDPKAGAVTSLYEVLTDSRLNHRCEITHGVMAEQCGHLLTEFFSAKRALGKK, encoded by the coding sequence ATGAGTTTGGATCCCTTGGACATTGATCGTCACTGGATGCAGCGGGCGATCGAGATGGCTCAGTCTGCCGCGCTGGAGGATGAGGTTCCCGTGGGAGCGATCATCGTGCGTTCGGGAACCGCGATTGCCGCGGCTGCCAACCAGCGAGAAGCCTTGCATGATCCCACGGCGCACGCGGAGATGATCGCAATCACGCAGGCGGCGGCTTCGATCGAAAATTGGCGGTTGGAACAAACGACCTTGTACGTGACGTTGGAACCCTGCCTGATGTGCGCCGGGGCGATCCTGCAGGCTCGCGTGCCGCGAGTGGTCTTTGGGGCCAGCGATCCCAAGGCGGGGGCGGTGACCAGTTTGTACGAAGTGCTGACGGATTCTCGCCTCAATCACCGCTGCGAAATCACGCATGGCGTGATGGCCGAACAGTGCGGCCATTTATTAACCGAGTTCTTCTCTGCCAAGCGTGCACTGGGCAAAAAGTAG
- a CDS encoding tetratricopeptide repeat protein, with the protein MSHSFHLSPRVLFSTFALTLSCVAIHPVHAQQPSIDHSARHERAIEQSQANLRPADPGASNRLVALADALLRAGQVNDSIPHYERAIEQSPDMQPYLWQYGIALFFAGRFEDGRELFEAHRRVNPNDVENAAWHFLCEAKANGIDSARKLLLPAPGDRRVPMSEILDRLPGGDAAAIESAVNAIDQPGSKQSARFYADLYLGMIADAEGKPAAAQRFMQQAAASPLSHYMADVARVYAKHLQDSTEPDKR; encoded by the coding sequence ATGAGCCACAGTTTTCACCTCTCGCCCCGAGTCCTTTTCTCGACCTTCGCGCTCACGCTGTCGTGCGTTGCGATCCATCCAGTGCATGCGCAACAGCCCAGTATCGATCACTCGGCCCGACATGAGCGTGCGATCGAACAATCCCAGGCGAACTTGCGGCCCGCTGATCCCGGTGCGTCGAATCGATTGGTGGCATTGGCGGATGCGTTGCTGCGTGCCGGACAAGTGAACGATTCCATCCCGCACTACGAGCGGGCGATTGAGCAATCCCCTGACATGCAGCCATACCTATGGCAGTACGGCATCGCCTTGTTTTTCGCCGGACGTTTCGAAGACGGGCGAGAATTGTTCGAAGCCCATCGACGGGTGAATCCCAACGATGTTGAGAACGCGGCCTGGCATTTTCTCTGCGAAGCCAAAGCCAACGGCATCGACTCCGCTCGAAAACTGCTGTTGCCTGCACCGGGAGATCGGCGGGTGCCGATGTCGGAAATCCTTGACCGCCTGCCTGGCGGTGACGCGGCGGCCATTGAATCTGCCGTCAATGCAATCGACCAACCTGGCTCCAAGCAATCCGCTCGCTTCTACGCGGATCTCTACCTGGGGATGATCGCCGATGCAGAGGGCAAACCAGCCGCCGCGCAGCGGTTCATGCAGCAAGCTGCCGCTTCACCGCTGTCGCACTACATGGCGGATGTGGCTCGTGTTTACGCCAAACACTTGCAGGACTCGACCGAGCCAGACAAACGTTAG
- a CDS encoding family 16 glycoside hydrolase, translating into MAAINDAGAENTAKSEVKWHPLAGKWDEAHFGGDGGITREKGKKKSEAGSAKQPVTGELFRLGMGDPLTGIRWTGEFPLENYELQLQARRTDGFDFFAAVTFPVGKEHCSFVLGGWGGGVVGISSIDGNDASSNETTGYKDFKNEQWYDIRIRVDKENVTTWIDNSEWSSVNRSEHTFDIRIEMDPCLPLGIANFQCESEIRGLQIRHLDDESATEKTESSSQASSTATPAGNP; encoded by the coding sequence GTGGCGGCGATCAATGATGCTGGAGCAGAAAACACCGCGAAATCAGAGGTCAAATGGCATCCATTGGCAGGAAAATGGGACGAAGCCCACTTTGGTGGGGACGGCGGAATCACACGAGAAAAAGGGAAGAAGAAGTCGGAGGCAGGCTCGGCGAAGCAGCCTGTGACCGGTGAGCTGTTCCGTCTGGGGATGGGCGACCCGCTGACCGGAATCCGCTGGACAGGCGAGTTTCCTCTTGAGAACTATGAGCTGCAACTGCAGGCTCGGCGAACCGATGGCTTCGACTTTTTCGCAGCCGTGACGTTCCCAGTGGGAAAAGAACACTGCAGTTTTGTGCTGGGGGGTTGGGGCGGCGGTGTGGTTGGAATCAGCAGCATTGACGGGAATGACGCATCGAGCAACGAGACCACCGGATACAAAGATTTCAAAAACGAGCAGTGGTACGACATCCGGATTCGAGTCGACAAAGAAAACGTGACCACGTGGATCGACAATTCAGAATGGTCCAGCGTGAACCGATCCGAGCACACGTTTGACATCCGAATCGAGATGGATCCCTGCCTGCCGTTGGGGATCGCGAATTTTCAATGCGAGAGCGAAATCCGGGGCCTCCAGATCCGCCATTTGGACGATGAGTCAGCCACTGAAAAAACAGAATCGTCGAGCCAAGCATCCTCCACAGCCACACCGGCGGGAAACCCATGA
- a CDS encoding leucine-rich repeat domain-containing protein, which translates to MTFHRSLLTGLLVGGLTLTGCSRSDSNAGKDATTPEVAETVVSVPPQATPDDPEAVAALTEAGYILTKNDEGNVVEFSIANQKGGIAESLPHLSGIPNTLIATFNGPGIDDAGMENLTSLAKLKRLTLTDTAITDQTLETVGKMTTLEALFLRRTGVTDEGMELLTGLSKLRAIDLRNSNIGDAGMDSLAKIKTLADVQLEKSKVTDEGLVKLAPLPLKSINFNYCTTINGPTMKMLGQTPTLEQLQGDYSKINDAAMAELKGLSKLTRLRIRGCDVTGEGIQHIANNQALARFELRDSSVDDKGLEVISQLPVVTYVDISECRLASPEGIAQLGKLTGLTYLGLWETKTNDETLAGFGELVNLEELNLKSTSITDESLPVLMKMTKLKTLNVAGTQLGDESFLELAKLPNLKSMNVANTSIGFDVIDALAENHPDLQVIEFEN; encoded by the coding sequence ATGACCTTTCATCGTTCGCTTTTGACCGGACTGCTCGTCGGCGGTTTGACCCTCACCGGTTGTTCTCGCTCTGACTCCAACGCCGGCAAGGACGCAACGACGCCTGAAGTCGCGGAGACCGTTGTCAGCGTTCCGCCTCAAGCCACGCCAGACGATCCCGAGGCAGTCGCCGCACTGACCGAGGCCGGGTACATCCTGACGAAAAACGACGAGGGCAACGTCGTTGAGTTTTCAATCGCCAACCAAAAAGGCGGGATCGCGGAATCCCTGCCGCACCTCAGCGGAATTCCGAACACGCTGATCGCAACCTTCAATGGCCCTGGCATCGACGATGCGGGAATGGAGAATCTGACTTCGCTCGCCAAACTGAAACGCCTGACGCTGACGGACACCGCGATCACGGACCAGACGCTGGAAACGGTGGGCAAGATGACGACCTTGGAAGCGTTGTTCCTGCGCCGCACCGGTGTGACCGACGAAGGCATGGAGTTGCTCACCGGGTTGAGTAAATTGCGAGCGATCGATTTACGGAACAGCAACATCGGAGACGCCGGCATGGATTCGCTCGCCAAAATCAAAACGCTGGCCGATGTGCAGTTGGAAAAGTCCAAGGTGACCGACGAGGGCTTGGTCAAACTTGCTCCGTTGCCGCTCAAGTCCATCAACTTCAACTACTGCACGACGATCAATGGTCCGACAATGAAAATGCTGGGCCAGACCCCGACATTGGAACAGTTGCAGGGTGACTATTCCAAGATCAACGATGCCGCGATGGCTGAACTGAAAGGTCTGTCCAAGCTGACGCGTCTACGGATTCGTGGTTGTGACGTGACCGGGGAAGGCATCCAGCACATCGCCAACAACCAAGCCCTCGCACGATTCGAACTTCGCGATTCTTCGGTTGATGACAAAGGACTGGAAGTCATCTCACAGTTGCCCGTTGTGACGTACGTCGACATCTCGGAATGCCGTTTGGCGTCTCCTGAAGGCATTGCTCAGTTGGGCAAATTGACCGGCCTGACGTACCTCGGGCTTTGGGAGACCAAGACGAACGATGAAACATTGGCCGGGTTCGGGGAACTCGTCAACTTGGAAGAGTTGAATCTGAAGTCGACTTCGATAACCGACGAGTCGTTGCCTGTGCTGATGAAGATGACCAAGCTGAAAACACTGAATGTTGCTGGGACCCAACTTGGCGACGAGAGCTTTCTGGAATTGGCCAAGCTGCCCAATCTCAAAAGCATGAACGTTGCCAACACCAGCATCGGGTTCGACGTGATCGACGCGTTGGCCGAGAACCACCCCGACCTCCAAGTCATTGAGTTTGAAAACTGA
- a CDS encoding ion transporter has translation MSTAAEKVLRRRLIQRPAEPGARQTLYDVIFEADSALGRGFDIALLVAIIASITLVAIETVPEYGLQREPGSTKPISPLSTWFLVAEWILTILFTIEYALRLYCVRHPLKYAFSFWGIVDLLSILPSYLTLFVEYSAKSFVILRSVRLLRVFRVLKLWRMMSQADELSDAVWKSREKIIVFLAVVLVAVTISGTLMYQIETVLMGDSHDSDFTSIPQSMYWAIVTMTTVGYGDVVPHTTIGKIISAALILLGYSLIIVPTGFVSAELSSKLATTTERHPCSQCGLSNHRAGAVHCDRCGHRLDDVIPTVSSPDGSQASKPNGG, from the coding sequence ATGAGCACCGCGGCCGAAAAAGTGTTGCGGCGTCGATTGATTCAGCGTCCGGCGGAACCCGGTGCCCGGCAGACGCTTTACGATGTGATCTTCGAAGCCGACTCAGCACTTGGCCGTGGGTTTGACATCGCATTGCTGGTCGCGATCATTGCCAGCATCACCTTGGTGGCGATCGAGACGGTTCCCGAATACGGTTTGCAACGGGAGCCTGGTTCCACAAAACCGATCAGCCCGCTCTCGACTTGGTTTTTAGTCGCAGAGTGGATCCTTACGATTCTCTTCACGATCGAGTACGCACTGCGTTTGTACTGCGTGCGTCATCCGCTCAAGTACGCGTTCAGCTTCTGGGGCATCGTGGACTTGCTCAGCATTTTGCCGAGCTATCTGACTCTGTTTGTCGAGTATTCGGCCAAGTCGTTTGTGATCCTACGCAGTGTTCGCTTGCTACGAGTTTTCCGGGTGCTGAAGCTTTGGCGAATGATGAGCCAGGCCGATGAACTGTCCGACGCGGTTTGGAAATCACGCGAGAAGATCATTGTCTTTTTGGCCGTCGTTTTGGTCGCGGTCACAATCAGTGGCACGCTGATGTACCAGATCGAGACGGTGCTGATGGGGGATTCTCACGACAGTGATTTCACCTCCATTCCACAGTCGATGTACTGGGCGATCGTGACGATGACGACAGTGGGTTACGGCGATGTCGTGCCGCACACCACGATCGGGAAGATCATCTCTGCCGCGCTGATCCTGCTTGGTTACTCGCTGATCATCGTGCCGACGGGATTTGTCAGCGCGGAATTGTCGAGCAAACTGGCGACCACAACGGAGCGTCATCCGTGTTCGCAATGTGGGTTGTCGAATCACCGAGCAGGCGCCGTCCACTGTGACCGCTGCGGCCATCGCTTGGACGATGTGATTCCTACGGTGTCGAGCCCGGATGGATCGCAGGCATCGAAACCCAACGGCGGCTGA
- a CDS encoding sulfatase family protein, with amino-acid sequence MHLRDVHRGLLGIFLIALVCSTISPRSLDAQQTSAAMPVDSRPNVIIVYTDDQGFGDVSSFNPDAKFATPNMDRLAKEGIAFTNAHSSDSVCTPSRYGLLTGRYSWRTTLKRGVMNAEGKCLIADDRMTLASFLRDQGYQTGMVGKWHLGMQFPGTPKDRDWSQPVLDMPLDKGFDHFFGIPASLNYGVLAWFDGRHAAVPPESWTGKKPNKRHVDYRIMPPYQDTEREARGRFKNTTIEVADDFIDNQCLTRFTDKAIEWITEVTTSPSAETRSNAQPFFLYLPLTSPHYPVCPLPEFWGQGECGGYGEFVIETDHHLGRLLDHLDATGLSDNTLVILTSDNGPEKSWKQRIDDFGHHSNGPYRGGKREIYEGGHRVPMLARWPNGIQQPGRTSDALVGQVDLLATVSELLGQSLPDHAAEDSQSFASILLDPAYEHHRVPLINHGVRGEFAITAGHWKWIAPNRFKANGELYDLANDPAESKDISSDHPPIARRLQAAITKIVVNGRSTPGTPQPNDTEYWEDLHWMDPSEYLRPTP; translated from the coding sequence ATGCACCTGCGGGATGTCCACCGAGGCCTCCTCGGGATTTTTTTGATCGCGCTGGTTTGCTCGACAATCTCGCCTCGCTCGCTGGACGCACAACAGACGTCCGCGGCGATGCCCGTCGACTCGCGCCCGAATGTGATCATCGTCTACACCGATGACCAAGGTTTCGGCGATGTCAGCAGTTTCAACCCCGACGCAAAATTCGCGACGCCCAACATGGATCGTCTCGCGAAAGAAGGGATTGCATTCACCAACGCACACTCCAGCGACAGCGTCTGCACACCCTCCCGCTACGGACTGCTGACGGGTCGCTACAGCTGGCGGACGACACTCAAACGAGGTGTGATGAACGCCGAAGGGAAGTGTTTGATCGCCGACGACCGCATGACGTTGGCATCGTTCCTTCGCGACCAAGGCTACCAAACTGGCATGGTCGGCAAATGGCACCTGGGCATGCAGTTCCCCGGCACGCCGAAGGACCGAGATTGGTCCCAACCCGTTCTCGACATGCCGTTGGACAAAGGCTTTGACCACTTCTTTGGCATTCCCGCATCCCTGAACTATGGCGTGCTGGCTTGGTTCGATGGTCGCCACGCCGCGGTTCCTCCCGAATCTTGGACCGGCAAGAAACCAAACAAGCGTCACGTCGACTATCGCATCATGCCGCCGTACCAAGACACCGAGCGTGAGGCTCGCGGACGATTCAAGAACACCACCATCGAGGTCGCCGATGACTTCATCGACAATCAATGCCTGACCCGCTTCACCGACAAAGCGATCGAGTGGATCACCGAAGTCACAACCTCACCGTCCGCGGAAACACGATCCAACGCCCAGCCGTTTTTTCTATACCTGCCGCTGACTTCACCGCACTACCCAGTCTGCCCGCTGCCCGAGTTCTGGGGCCAAGGCGAATGCGGCGGCTATGGTGAGTTTGTCATCGAAACCGACCATCACCTCGGTCGCTTGCTCGATCACTTGGACGCCACCGGATTGAGCGACAACACGCTTGTGATTCTGACCAGCGACAACGGGCCGGAAAAATCGTGGAAGCAGCGGATCGATGACTTTGGTCACCACAGCAACGGGCCTTACCGAGGTGGCAAACGTGAGATCTACGAAGGCGGCCACCGAGTTCCCATGCTGGCTCGATGGCCCAACGGCATCCAACAACCTGGTCGAACCAGCGATGCACTGGTGGGACAAGTCGACTTGTTGGCGACCGTCTCGGAATTGCTTGGGCAATCACTGCCGGACCACGCCGCCGAAGACAGTCAAAGCTTCGCCTCCATCTTGCTCGACCCTGCCTACGAACATCACCGCGTCCCGTTGATCAATCACGGTGTGCGAGGCGAGTTCGCCATCACCGCTGGTCACTGGAAGTGGATCGCTCCCAATCGGTTCAAGGCCAACGGCGAGCTCTATGATCTCGCCAACGATCCAGCGGAATCCAAAGACATCTCGTCTGATCACCCTCCGATCGCTCGTCGATTGCAAGCCGCAATCACAAAGATCGTTGTCAACGGCCGAAGCACTCCGGGCACCCCCCAGCCCAATGACACTGAATACTGGGAGGACCTCCACTGGATGGATCCTTCCGAGTACCTCCGCCCCACCCCCTGA
- a CDS encoding DinB family protein, with the protein MQANASAIRSKSRRPGEGELSIDYHRELARRVPGECILQAMDDQLHWVCELAGSLSAEQIDKVHKPYAWTIRQVIEHCVDAERIAGDRMLRIAAGDQGNQPAWDENAYAAARFGLGNMRELISELGFCRQANTTLLRRINPTAWDNLGTVDGNRISVRGMAWVAAGHLLHHLEIIEKRCEIQVSRGPQMA; encoded by the coding sequence ATGCAAGCCAACGCTTCCGCGATTCGTTCGAAGAGCCGCCGGCCCGGCGAAGGCGAACTGTCGATCGACTACCACCGTGAATTGGCCCGTCGTGTCCCCGGGGAATGCATCTTGCAAGCCATGGATGACCAGTTGCACTGGGTCTGTGAGCTGGCGGGCAGTCTTTCGGCCGAACAGATTGACAAGGTTCACAAACCCTACGCGTGGACCATTCGCCAAGTGATTGAGCACTGTGTCGACGCGGAACGAATTGCCGGCGACCGGATGTTGCGAATCGCGGCAGGAGATCAAGGCAACCAGCCGGCTTGGGACGAAAACGCCTACGCCGCGGCTCGCTTTGGTCTGGGGAACATGCGAGAGTTGATCTCCGAGCTGGGCTTCTGCCGGCAAGCCAACACGACGTTGCTGCGACGAATCAATCCCACGGCGTGGGACAACCTTGGAACCGTCGACGGCAACCGGATCAGCGTTCGTGGGATGGCCTGGGTGGCGGCCGGCCACTTGCTGCATCACTTGGAGATCATTGAAAAACGATGTGAAATCCAAGTTTCTCGCGGCCCCCAAATGGCATGA
- a CDS encoding VanZ family protein — protein sequence MQPVTKFRLLGFRLAVIALVAYWVVIFVGTHLPKMPQSLPSVNDKVMHFTAFFGLAMLLCYCTNSARVWRRFSIIVAMCLVYACVDELSQSLVRGRHSDPMDFLADAAGTLAAVFLYAAVRWAWLSHRERSDSLRSPSAT from the coding sequence ATGCAACCGGTCACCAAATTTCGACTGCTCGGTTTTCGCTTGGCCGTGATCGCTTTGGTTGCCTACTGGGTTGTGATTTTCGTGGGCACCCATCTGCCCAAGATGCCCCAGTCACTTCCGTCGGTGAACGATAAAGTGATGCACTTCACGGCCTTCTTTGGGTTGGCGATGTTGCTTTGCTACTGCACCAACTCGGCTCGTGTCTGGCGTCGCTTTTCAATCATCGTGGCAATGTGCTTGGTGTACGCCTGTGTCGATGAACTGAGTCAGTCGTTGGTTCGAGGCCGGCATTCGGACCCGATGGATTTCTTGGCCGACGCTGCAGGAACCCTGGCCGCCGTGTTCCTGTACGCAGCTGTTCGCTGGGCCTGGCTGAGCCACCGCGAACGCTCGGATTCGCTCCGCTCGCCATCGGCGACCTGA
- a CDS encoding tetratricopeptide repeat protein: protein MSASLESHSSSTDQHFFRTSVLTKGLLAAALCLLTAIAYLPAIQGGFIWDDDDYVTENPTLHTVAGLVAIWTDPSATPQYYPIVHSSFWIENHLWGMNPMGYHLVNVLVHCISALLLWRVLSRFSVPGAYVAALLFAVHPMHVESVAWITERKNVLSGMFTLLTILCWLRYWDFTKSESDAEATPRNRRWYALALLCFIAALLSKTVASTLPAALLVLIWWKRGTLRIKDFVALIPFFVIGIGMGLLTVWLEKVQVGASGMDWELSPWQRVLIAGRALWFYAGKLVWPTELIFTYPRWDIDVTSWWQNAFPIAAVAVMITLFVMRQRLGRGPIAAVCLYAGTLFPALGFFDVYPMRFSFVADHFAYMASVPLIALIVGVVATWLQTKDQDEEEFGLGRHLPKLMAAGAALLLATVSFSQATIYHGLEVLWRDTLDKNPNSFLAHNNLGALLNRRGDYLEAETHLRRSLEIKPTFADSVINLAQARQNLGDLEEALSLYTRATELNPGLAEAYNGLGATQGMMGDFDAAEASLNRAIEINPGYANSYGNLATLRSSQGRNEEAIELFQTAVQLDPERLEHQTNLARVLMTAQRWEDASAVWQGVLDQFPDDVSALLNLGVIAANQQRTEDAIGYFERVLAIVPNHLSATYNLGAMHDALGNTAEAEQYFRRAERLQPSAP from the coding sequence ATGAGTGCCAGCTTGGAATCCCATTCTTCTTCGACCGACCAGCATTTCTTCCGCACCAGCGTCCTCACGAAAGGGCTGCTCGCTGCGGCGCTGTGCCTTCTGACTGCGATCGCTTACTTGCCAGCAATCCAAGGTGGATTCATTTGGGATGATGACGATTACGTCACTGAAAACCCAACCTTGCACACCGTTGCTGGACTGGTTGCGATCTGGACCGATCCTTCGGCGACCCCCCAGTACTACCCCATCGTTCACAGTTCATTTTGGATTGAGAATCACCTTTGGGGAATGAATCCGATGGGCTACCACTTGGTCAACGTGCTGGTCCACTGCATCAGCGCGTTGCTGCTGTGGCGAGTCCTCTCGCGTTTTTCTGTGCCGGGAGCCTACGTCGCTGCGCTCCTGTTCGCGGTGCACCCGATGCATGTGGAATCGGTTGCCTGGATCACCGAACGGAAAAACGTCCTGTCGGGGATGTTCACGCTGCTGACCATCCTGTGCTGGCTCAGGTACTGGGACTTCACAAAGTCGGAATCAGACGCCGAAGCGACGCCTCGAAACCGGCGTTGGTACGCACTGGCATTGCTGTGTTTCATCGCTGCGTTGTTGAGCAAGACGGTCGCCTCCACCTTGCCCGCCGCATTGCTGGTGTTGATTTGGTGGAAGCGTGGCACGCTCCGGATCAAAGATTTCGTCGCCCTGATTCCGTTCTTTGTGATCGGCATCGGAATGGGACTGCTGACCGTGTGGTTGGAAAAGGTCCAGGTCGGTGCCAGTGGCATGGACTGGGAATTATCACCTTGGCAACGCGTGTTGATTGCCGGACGCGCGCTTTGGTTTTACGCCGGTAAATTGGTTTGGCCGACCGAGCTGATCTTCACCTACCCGCGATGGGACATCGATGTCACCTCGTGGTGGCAAAACGCATTTCCAATCGCAGCGGTCGCCGTGATGATCACGCTGTTCGTGATGCGCCAGCGACTGGGACGCGGCCCCATCGCCGCGGTCTGCCTGTACGCCGGAACGCTGTTTCCCGCCTTGGGATTCTTTGATGTTTACCCGATGCGGTTCTCCTTCGTTGCCGATCACTTTGCCTACATGGCCAGTGTGCCTTTGATTGCCTTGATCGTGGGGGTGGTTGCGACGTGGTTGCAAACCAAGGATCAAGACGAGGAAGAGTTTGGCTTGGGGCGACACCTGCCCAAACTGATGGCCGCCGGTGCCGCACTGCTGCTGGCCACGGTTTCGTTCAGCCAAGCAACGATCTACCACGGACTGGAAGTTCTCTGGCGGGACACGCTGGACAAGAACCCCAACTCGTTCCTGGCTCACAACAATTTGGGCGCGTTGCTCAATCGTCGCGGCGACTACCTGGAAGCCGAAACGCATCTGCGTCGCTCTCTGGAGATCAAACCCACGTTTGCCGATTCTGTCATCAATTTGGCACAAGCACGTCAAAATCTGGGTGACCTGGAAGAGGCCCTCTCGCTCTACACCCGTGCCACGGAACTCAATCCGGGGCTCGCCGAAGCCTACAACGGACTGGGAGCAACGCAAGGAATGATGGGTGACTTCGATGCCGCAGAAGCGTCGCTGAACCGTGCCATTGAAATCAACCCTGGCTACGCCAACTCATACGGGAACCTGGCGACGCTCCGGTCCTCCCAAGGCCGCAACGAGGAAGCGATTGAACTGTTTCAAACCGCTGTGCAACTGGACCCTGAACGACTGGAACACCAAACCAATTTGGCTCGCGTGTTGATGACCGCACAACGGTGGGAAGATGCGTCTGCGGTCTGGCAGGGCGTCTTGGATCAATTCCCGGACGATGTCAGTGCTCTGTTGAATCTCGGAGTGATCGCAGCGAATCAGCAACGCACCGAAGATGCCATCGGCTATTTCGAACGTGTGTTGGCGATCGTTCCCAATCACCTGAGCGCCACGTACAACCTGGGAGCCATGCACGATGCTCTGGGCAACACCGCCGAAGCGGAGCAGTATTTCCGGCGTGCCGAGCGATTGCAGCCATCTGCCCCATGA
- a CDS encoding sulfatase-like hydrolase/transferase encodes MRLMIPVPRWLPVVALLCAVCASHATAADARPNFLVIVVDDQSPLDLKIYNPDSPLDTPNIDRLAAAGMVFDGAHHMGAWSGAVCTPSRHMIMTGRTVWHLPQRRPKNAKQRNQNHSVRYPDEKLAPKDLPEYTMAAIFNRAGYDTMRTCKKGNSYAAANEQFTVVHDATKRGGTEESGSAWHGKQVLDYLAQREAASDEDPFLIYFGFSHPHDTRDGTPELLAKYGATNHKDRKSLPPANPKQPPLPPNHLEAHPFHHGHPNLRDEVNVSGVWERRDERTIRNELGREFACSENIDIQIGKVLQRLEQMGELDNTYIVYTSDHGMAIGRHGLQGKQNLYEHTWRVPFIIQGPGIPKGKRAIGNLYLLDLLPTLVDLAKIERPETLEGKSLQPVIRGDKEVLRDVLYGVYCGGTKPGMRSVKKGNWKLIKYDALDGKVRETQLFNLAANPLEYLPEHHRESELETDLAENPAYAEKRQELEALLLSEMQRLDDPYRLWDQPQVAETSR; translated from the coding sequence ATGCGTCTCATGATCCCTGTTCCTCGTTGGCTCCCTGTTGTCGCGTTGCTTTGCGCAGTGTGTGCCTCGCACGCCACGGCGGCCGATGCTCGCCCTAACTTTTTGGTGATCGTGGTTGACGACCAATCACCGCTCGATCTGAAGATCTACAACCCCGACTCGCCGCTGGACACACCCAACATTGATCGCTTGGCAGCAGCCGGAATGGTGTTCGATGGGGCTCACCACATGGGCGCTTGGTCAGGTGCCGTCTGCACCCCTTCACGCCACATGATCATGACGGGACGCACCGTTTGGCACCTTCCACAGCGGCGTCCCAAAAACGCAAAGCAACGCAATCAGAACCACAGCGTTCGCTACCCGGACGAAAAGCTGGCGCCGAAGGATCTGCCTGAATACACGATGGCGGCGATCTTCAACCGGGCCGGCTACGACACGATGCGAACGTGCAAAAAGGGCAACAGCTACGCCGCCGCCAACGAACAATTCACGGTCGTGCATGATGCCACCAAACGTGGCGGAACAGAGGAATCAGGCAGTGCGTGGCACGGCAAACAAGTCTTGGACTACCTCGCTCAACGTGAGGCGGCGTCCGACGAAGATCCGTTCCTGATCTACTTTGGTTTCTCGCACCCTCACGACACGCGAGACGGAACCCCTGAATTGCTGGCCAAGTATGGAGCAACCAACCACAAAGATCGCAAGTCATTGCCACCGGCGAACCCCAAGCAACCTCCCTTGCCTCCCAACCACTTGGAAGCTCACCCTTTTCATCACGGCCACCCCAATCTTCGCGACGAAGTCAATGTCAGTGGCGTTTGGGAACGTCGTGATGAACGCACCATTCGCAATGAACTCGGGCGAGAATTTGCCTGCAGTGAAAACATCGACATTCAAATCGGCAAGGTGCTACAACGCCTCGAACAGATGGGCGAACTGGACAACACCTACATCGTCTACACATCCGACCACGGCATGGCGATTGGTCGGCATGGTTTGCAAGGCAAGCAAAACCTGTACGAACACACTTGGCGAGTCCCCTTCATCATCCAAGGGCCTGGCATTCCAAAGGGAAAGCGTGCGATCGGGAATTTGTACCTCCTCGATTTGCTGCCCACGCTCGTTGACCTCGCCAAGATCGAGCGTCCCGAAACCCTGGAGGGAAAGTCCTTGCAACCCGTTATCCGAGGCGACAAAGAGGTCCTTCGCGATGTCCTCTACGGCGTCTACTGCGGCGGGACCAAACCAGGCATGCGGAGCGTGAAGAAGGGCAATTGGAAACTGATCAAGTACGACGCGTTGGACGGCAAAGTCCGCGAAACACAGTTGTTCAACTTGGCCGCCAATCCGCTGGAGTACCTGCCCGAACATCACCGTGAATCGGAACTCGAAACGGACCTCGCAGAAAACCCAGCCTACGCTGAGAAACGTCAGGAACTGGAAGCGTTGTTGCTCTCCGAAATGCAACGACTGGACGACCCGTATCGGCTTTGGGATCAACCTCAAGTCGCGGAAACCAGTCGTTGA